One genomic window of bacterium includes the following:
- a CDS encoding ribonuclease HI family protein — MSIYLLKTDGGSRGNPGPAAYSCVIYKESEVIYCDAKYMQNATNNVAEYNGLLLGLEYCSRKKLAQIEIQMDSELIVQQLLGKYQVKDEKMKELFTKVKKLLEKFEGYKISHIPREENKLADRLVNLILDSQI, encoded by the coding sequence ATGTCAATCTACTTGCTCAAAACTGATGGTGGCTCTAGAGGAAATCCTGGACCAGCTGCATATTCATGTGTAATTTATAAAGAATCTGAAGTCATATATTGTGATGCTAAGTATATGCAAAACGCAACAAATAATGTTGCCGAATACAACGGCTTACTACTGGGTCTTGAATACTGTTCAAGGAAAAAGCTTGCTCAAATAGAAATTCAGATGGACAGCGAACTTATAGTTCAGCAATTGCTAGGTAAGTATCAAGTCAAGGATGAAAAGATGAAAGAATTATTTACTAAAGTCAAAAAACTATTAGAAAAGTTTGAAGGTTATAAGATTTCTCATATACCAAGAGAAGAAAATAAACTTGCTGATAGGCTTGTAAATCTGATACTTGACAGCCAGATTTAA
- a CDS encoding DUF1858 domain-containing protein — translation MKISQSTKITYISENFPHIAKYLEVEWGFHCMNCIMAGFDTLESAALIHDIQEEDLVILLKVINDMVEVNDGELKDYENEQKRVSRKLSQTKTNE, via the coding sequence ATGAAAATCTCACAAAGTACCAAGATAACATATATTTCGGAAAACTTTCCACATATCGCAAAATATCTAGAAGTTGAGTGGGGATTTCATTGTATGAATTGTATAATGGCTGGATTTGATACTTTAGAGTCAGCTGCTTTGATTCATGATATTCAAGAAGAAGATCTTGTAATTTTGCTAAAGGTTATAAATGATATGGTAGAAGTTAATGATGGTGAGCTTAAAGATTATGAGAATGAACAAAAACGAGTTTCGCGCAAATTATCACAAACTAAAACTAATGAATAA